The genomic DNA GAAAGCAGAAATTCGATTTTGAAAAAGAAGTGTTTTCAAAAATTCCCAATCAATCTATTGAATATGCAGGAAGTGTCGGCAATGTTCTACTCAAATGCTGTCCGATAGATGCGGATTCGTTGGATTTTGAAAAACTTTTGGCGTTAAAAAACGCTGACGAGCGAAAAATTATTTTTAAGGAACTTAGAGAAAACTACCGAAAGCGTTTGGAATTCAGCCATTATACGGTGTCCGGCGTTCCTTTAAATGAATCCGAAAGCCTGAGAAATTTGGGATTTTATATAAAATAATTCGCCTGTGAACTGAGTTTGATGCCAGTTTATTTTTGTGTCCTGTGAAAAATATCGCCGTTGTGGTTTTGCAAAAATTATTTTCCCACAGAGAATATTTAAAGGAAGTAAAATGCTTGGAAGCAAACAAAAATTTCGTTTAGAACGCGGGTACGATTTGACAAAGCCAATACTTACATGGTGGGGAGGCGATGCTGCCACGTGTTCAGAAAACGATTCCATATTACGTGATTTTATCAAAAATGAAAAAACAGGGATGTTTTTGCCGCGAGAAAAAGAAGAAATTATAGAGTGCTTAAATAATTCGTTGCATTTTGCTTTTCCGTATCGTTTTGCAAAAGATCTAAAAAATTTTGAAGTGTTTTTTGATGACGACAGTAAAATGTTTTTCGTTTTACATAAAAACAAAAGATTATATTTCCCGAAAAATTGGACTAAAGATAAGGTAATAAAATACTACCACAGTTTATTAATCGAGCAGGACTTGCGCTCGCCGCATTGTTATACTTGTGACGGTTTTGAAGTTAAAAAGAGCGATATTATCGCCGATGTGGGCGCTGCAGAAGGAATTTGGGCTCTTGAAAATGTGGAAACCGCAAAATTTGTGTACATTTTTGAGCCGCAAAAAGATTACATTCACGCTCTTTACAAAACGTTTGATCCGTATAAAGAAAAAGTCCGCATAGTAAATAAATATGTCGGTTGTGGTTCAAAGTGGTGGAATGGTAAAGTAGAAATTGACGACTTCATTGCAAAGAACGGTGTGGAAATTTCTTTTATAAAGGCAGATATTGAAGGCGCGGAGACAATGATGCTTGACGGAATGCCAAAATTATTGAAAGACAAACAAGATTTACGTATGCTTTTGTGTGCGTATCATAGACAAAACGATGCCGATAATTTGAAAAAAACATTAGAAGCGTACGGCTTTTCCATAGAATTTTCGCAGGGGTGGATGCTACTTATGCACGACCGCTTCGGATTACAGGAACCTTATTTCAGAAAAGGCTTAATTAGAGCCAGAAAAATCAATTCGGTTCAATCCAAATAACAATAAA from Chitinispirillales bacterium includes the following:
- a CDS encoding FkbM family methyltransferase, which translates into the protein MLGSKQKFRLERGYDLTKPILTWWGGDAATCSENDSILRDFIKNEKTGMFLPREKEEIIECLNNSLHFAFPYRFAKDLKNFEVFFDDDSKMFFVLHKNKRLYFPKNWTKDKVIKYYHSLLIEQDLRSPHCYTCDGFEVKKSDIIADVGAAEGIWALENVETAKFVYIFEPQKDYIHALYKTFDPYKEKVRIVNKYVGCGSKWWNGKVEIDDFIAKNGVEISFIKADIEGAETMMLDGMPKLLKDKQDLRMLLCAYHRQNDADNLKKTLEAYGFSIEFSQGWMLLMHDRFGLQEPYFRKGLIRARKINSVQSK